Proteins encoded within one genomic window of Gadus chalcogrammus isolate NIFS_2021 chromosome 6, NIFS_Gcha_1.0, whole genome shotgun sequence:
- the egr3 gene encoding early growth response protein 3 isoform X1, with protein MTGKLADKLPLTMSTLINTIPDSLYPEEDIPTSMNIFTSTDSINHYSQMNTDNIMDLGMGSEKGSAEIQYGSSFQSNRSGQTVTYLGKFAFDTPPSGGLGGSGWCSDNNIISLVSAGILGVSPSPGGAATQTSSSAANMGGQPADMEQVYGPPLPAYSTCSDLYQEQVSFHHSPATSTALAYPGNEYHSASKPSMDGSLFSMIPDYNLFHHQGDVGVMEHKPFQTMDPIRVNPPPITPLETIRAFKDKQQIHPGFMGGPQHAPQHHGPPQTLTLKPIRPRKYPNRPSKTPVHERPHACPAENCDRRFSRSDELTRHLRIHTGHKPFQCRICMRSFSRSDHLTTHIRTHTGEKPFSCEFCGRKFARSDERKRHAKVHLKQKDKKQADKGSGAAGSHSSPPTSCGNGGPSSGNIMTVTTCA; from the exons ATGACCGGTAAACTAGCGGACAAGCTGCCTCTCACCATGAGCACTCTGATCAACACCATCCCCGACTCTCTCTACCCCGAAGAGGACATCCCGACATCCATGAACATTTTCACAAGTACGGATTCTATAAATCATTACTCGCAAATGAACACAG ACAACATCATGGACCTGGGCATGGGCAGCGAGAAGGGCAGCGCCGAGATCCAGTACGGCTCCAGCTTCCAGTCCAACCGCAGCGGGCAGACCGTCACCTACCTGGGCAAGTTTGCCTTCGACACCCCCCCCTCAGGGGGCCTGGGGGGCTCGGGCTGGTGCTCCGACAATAACATCATCAGCCTGGTCAGCGCCGGCATCCTGGGCGTGTCCCCGTCGCCGGGCGGCGCCGCCACACAGACCTCCTCCTCGGCGGCCAACATGGGCGGCCAGCCGGCGGACATGGAGCAGGTCTACGGCCCGCCGCTGCCCGCCTACTCCACCTGCAGCGACCTGTACCAGGAGCAGGTCTCCTTCCACCACAGCCCCGCCACCAGCACCGCGCTGGCCTACCCGGGCAATGAGTACCACTCCGCCTCCAAGCCCTCCATGGACGGCAGCCTGTTCTCCATGATCCCCGACTAcaacctcttccaccaccaggGCGACGTGGGGGTGATGGAGCACAAGCCCTTCCAGACCATGGACCCCATCCGGGTCAACCCCCCGCCCATCACGCCCCTTGAGACCATCCGGGCGTTCAAAGACAAGCAGCAGATCCACCCCGGCTTCATGGGGGGCCCGCAGCACGCGCCCCAGCACCACGGCCCCCCGCAGACCCTCACCCTCAAACCCATCCGGCCGCGGAAGTACCCCAACCGGCCCAGCAAGACGCCCGTCCATGAGCGGCCACACGCCTGCCCGGCCGAGAACTGTGACCGGCGCTTCTCTCGCTCTGACGAGCTGACGCGTCACCTCCGCATCCACACGGGCCACAAGCCCTTCCAGTGCAGGATATGCATGCGCTCCTTCAGCCGCAGCGATCACCTGACCACGCACATCCGCACGCACACGGGCGAGAAGCCCTTTTCCTGCGAGTTCTGTGGACGCAAGTTCGCCAGGAGTGACGAGCGCAAGAGACACGCCAAGGTGCACCTGAAACAGAAGGACAAGAAGCAGGCCGACAAGGGCAGCGGGGCGGCCGGGAGCCAcagctccccccccacctcatgTGGCAACGGGGGGCCCAGCAGTGGCAACATCATGACCGTGACTACCTGTGCGTAG
- the egr3 gene encoding early growth response protein 3 isoform X2: MDLGMGSEKGSAEIQYGSSFQSNRSGQTVTYLGKFAFDTPPSGGLGGSGWCSDNNIISLVSAGILGVSPSPGGAATQTSSSAANMGGQPADMEQVYGPPLPAYSTCSDLYQEQVSFHHSPATSTALAYPGNEYHSASKPSMDGSLFSMIPDYNLFHHQGDVGVMEHKPFQTMDPIRVNPPPITPLETIRAFKDKQQIHPGFMGGPQHAPQHHGPPQTLTLKPIRPRKYPNRPSKTPVHERPHACPAENCDRRFSRSDELTRHLRIHTGHKPFQCRICMRSFSRSDHLTTHIRTHTGEKPFSCEFCGRKFARSDERKRHAKVHLKQKDKKQADKGSGAAGSHSSPPTSCGNGGPSSGNIMTVTTCA, translated from the coding sequence ATGGACCTGGGCATGGGCAGCGAGAAGGGCAGCGCCGAGATCCAGTACGGCTCCAGCTTCCAGTCCAACCGCAGCGGGCAGACCGTCACCTACCTGGGCAAGTTTGCCTTCGACACCCCCCCCTCAGGGGGCCTGGGGGGCTCGGGCTGGTGCTCCGACAATAACATCATCAGCCTGGTCAGCGCCGGCATCCTGGGCGTGTCCCCGTCGCCGGGCGGCGCCGCCACACAGACCTCCTCCTCGGCGGCCAACATGGGCGGCCAGCCGGCGGACATGGAGCAGGTCTACGGCCCGCCGCTGCCCGCCTACTCCACCTGCAGCGACCTGTACCAGGAGCAGGTCTCCTTCCACCACAGCCCCGCCACCAGCACCGCGCTGGCCTACCCGGGCAATGAGTACCACTCCGCCTCCAAGCCCTCCATGGACGGCAGCCTGTTCTCCATGATCCCCGACTAcaacctcttccaccaccaggGCGACGTGGGGGTGATGGAGCACAAGCCCTTCCAGACCATGGACCCCATCCGGGTCAACCCCCCGCCCATCACGCCCCTTGAGACCATCCGGGCGTTCAAAGACAAGCAGCAGATCCACCCCGGCTTCATGGGGGGCCCGCAGCACGCGCCCCAGCACCACGGCCCCCCGCAGACCCTCACCCTCAAACCCATCCGGCCGCGGAAGTACCCCAACCGGCCCAGCAAGACGCCCGTCCATGAGCGGCCACACGCCTGCCCGGCCGAGAACTGTGACCGGCGCTTCTCTCGCTCTGACGAGCTGACGCGTCACCTCCGCATCCACACGGGCCACAAGCCCTTCCAGTGCAGGATATGCATGCGCTCCTTCAGCCGCAGCGATCACCTGACCACGCACATCCGCACGCACACGGGCGAGAAGCCCTTTTCCTGCGAGTTCTGTGGACGCAAGTTCGCCAGGAGTGACGAGCGCAAGAGACACGCCAAGGTGCACCTGAAACAGAAGGACAAGAAGCAGGCCGACAAGGGCAGCGGGGCGGCCGGGAGCCAcagctccccccccacctcatgTGGCAACGGGGGGCCCAGCAGTGGCAACATCATGACCGTGACTACCTGTGCGTAG